A window of the Helianthus annuus cultivar XRQ/B chromosome 4, HanXRQr2.0-SUNRISE, whole genome shotgun sequence genome harbors these coding sequences:
- the LOC110919055 gene encoding uncharacterized protein LOC110919055, whose product MSHIWSIISNRESLWVKWIHSYKIKGRNFWEIQSRGALTWSWRKILSIHPLVRHYVWKLIGSGSQTNAWNDNWCLCSPIRNFITPRRTAKAGFNLQTTVAELVDADGNWRWPQAWYDLFPVLIDVMAPALVPDSVDRLGWRSVEGKIVQFSSWEAWNNLRVRDNKVAWVNMVWYGQCIPRHSFYLWLVLKNKLKTQDRLAVWEAGSETNLRLMCCPLCNYGRDSRDHLFFQCTYAAKIWSIVKGKVDMVNVNDSWSSIMVWIELNASSKKLEHIVCKLVVAASTYFIWQERNNRLFSNTYRKEEMVAQIILDMVRLRMMGFMIGRDVNYRKLLETWGVKEDEPG is encoded by the coding sequence ATGTCGCATATTTGGAGCATTATTAGCAACCGGGAATCCCTGTGGGTCAAATGGATCCATTCTTACAAGATAAAAGGCAGAAATTTTTGGGAGATTCAAAGCCGTGGTGCTTTGACTTGGAGTTGGCGAAAGATTTTATCTATTCATCCGTTGGTCAGACATTATGTTTGGAAGTTAATTGGGAGTGGTTCCCAGACTAATGCGTGGAATGATAATTGGTGCTTATGCAGTCCAATTCGAAACTTTATTACGCCAAGGAGAACTGCCAAAGCGGGTTTTAATTTGCAAACTACGGTTGCGGAGCTTGTAGACGCTGATGGCAACTGGAGGTGGCCTCAGGCATGGTATGATTTATTCCCAGTACTCATAGATGTCATGGCTCCTGCTCTAGTTCCTGATTCGGTTGACAGACTGGGATGGAGATCTGTGGAAGGGAAAATTGTGCAGTTTAGCTCTTGGGAAGCTTGGAATAATCTTCGGGTAAGGGATAACAAGGTGGCTTGGGTGAATATGGTGTGGTATGGCCAATGCATTCCAAGACACTCTTTTTATCTTTGGTTAGTTCTAAAGAATAAGCTGAAGACTCAAGACAGATTGGCAGTCTGGGAAGCGGGGAGTGAAACGAATTTACGTCTTATGTGCTGTCCACTTTGTAACTATGGGCGAGACTCAAGAGACCATTTATTCTTTCAATGCACTTATGCGGCCAAGATTTGGAGCATTGTCAAAGGAAAAGTTGATATGGTAAATGTAAACGATTCATGGAGCTCAATAATGGTGTGGATAGAGCTGAATGCGAGTTCAAAGAAACTGGAACACATTGTTTGCAAGCTTGTGGTAGCGGCCTCTACTTATTTTATATGGCAAGAACGGAATAACCGGCTGTTTTCCAACACTTACAGGAAGGAAGAGATGGTGGCACAGATTATTTTGGATATGGTACGGCTTCGTATGATGGGGTTCATGATCGGAAGAGACGTGAATTATAGGAAGCTGTTGGAAACATGGGGAGTAAAAGAAGACGAACCGGGCTAA